The DNA region CAGATTCGGACATGAATTTCGTGTAGCGGTATTCGTCGAATCTCCATGGGGTTTCAAGAATAACTTTCTCCCCCATTGGTGATGGTGAAATTAAACGGGCTCGGGTCGGTTCGGAAAGTCCTTTGACATCAAAACGGATCGTGATCGAGGGCACTTGATCAAACGTTCCCTCCAGAACCCAGCGGGCTTTGTCTTGGACAGAAGGGATTTTTTTAAAACTCGTTTTGATGATTGTTTGCCCGCTGCGCGGGCGGATCAAGAAAGGAATCTCCCTCCCAAAAGAGGTGAGACGCCAATCGTCTCCCGTATGAGAAACACCGAAAATATTCGCCGGAATGTCAGCGGATTGAATTCCGGATTGAAGAACCCGAATCGTTTCTCGATGCGAAAAACCCTCAGGATTAAAATTAGAAGAAAGCGGGTCCCAGCCGGTGCTTTGTTTGGCTTCAGCAACGACCTTGTGGGTTTGGATCGGCCCCATTGAGGCGAGACGAATCTCGGATTCATTCCGACGTTGGCGCAGCGCATTGATGGGGTCGGATCCGTAAATCAGCACGGGGTCTGTGGCCGGACCATCAATTCCAAACCGGAGCTTGTAATCTCCCGGCATTTGGGCCTGAAAGAGGATGCTGAGAGGCATTACACATGCTTCCATTCGACGGACCCGAATGGGGGCGCCATTGTGTGATTTCAGATAGAGCACCGAATTGGTGTCATTCCCCGCGACCCCCATGCTGACCATCAAATAAGGGGGTTGTCCTTTCCCCGGGGCAACCATTTGGGCGATGGCGGTCATGTGGGAATACACCGGCCTTTCTTCGTTGGAAGGGAGATTGACAGTTGTTTGACGAATATTGTTCAGATCAATATTCGTCATGTCGTCAACATAAACAGCAACTTCGGCTGCGTAGATGTTTCGTCGCGGAGCGGTGAGTTCAAAGCGATCTCCGAAATCGGATGTCCCGGTCCTTTTAAAAGGGATTTCCTCTTTCCCCATTGTTGGTGCAGAGGACGGGGCTTGAACCCATTGCACATTAACTCGAGAGGATGGGGGCGTCATCGAATCATCTAAGGTCAACCGAAAAGTCGTTCCCGGTGGAGGAGTCGCCATTCGAATCCGGGCCGATGAGCTCATTTGGGATGGGGGAACGAGCGTGTCCCAGGTTTGCCCATCGCTGGTTCGATCGATGGAATAAATTTTCTTTTCCTGAACCCCGGTGTATATAGAAAACCCTGAAACAGGGAATGAATCGGGTGCTGTAAAAGTGACGATCGTTTTATCTTCTAGAATTTGAGTTTTCATTGAAGTTGTTGGGATCATTTTTAAAAGGCTGATCGGTGTGAAGTCAGGGGATTCAAATAAATAGGGAATTTCTTGACCTTCCGGGGAAAATAATCGGAGCTCTTCGCGCGCGCGATAGTTGTCTGATGTCTCTGTTGGTAAAAAGCAGCGGATCAAGCCGGGCTTGTCGATGGATATATCCTGGGTATAATTGAACGCCCATCCCGGTGTTGTTATAGCCGGAATAATGAAACTGGTAACAAGAAACCAACGCAAGAACGAAAACTTCTCGGGATGGGTCGAATCAACCATTGGGGCCTCCACGGTCGTCATACCTTGCTTCAAATGAATAATGCCATATTTTAAATAATTGGCAAGGGCCATTCTTGGCAACGGGACGAGACGCAGGAAGTCCCAGGGGGATCTGTGAATCTGGCTCATGAACTCTGGGTGGATGAGTCGGTTCTCCCGAAGAAACCAAATGAATGAGGGAACTTATTAACGAAGCAAGCGTTAATAGAGTAAAGCAACCCTTTTTCCCAGGAGAGTTCTCCATGCCTATCGAATTAAAGAATCTTTTGTCACAAGAAATCGCACTTGGTCCCCTGACATTGAAAAACCGCTTTGTGATGGCGCCCATGACCCGTTGTCGGGCGGGGGAGAATCATGTTCCTACGGACTTGAACGCGGCCTATTACGCGCAACGTTCCACGGCGGGGCTCATTGTGTCGGAGGCGACCCAAGTTTCTCCCCTGGGGGTGGGCTATCCAAACACGCCGGGAATTTATTCGGCGGAACAGGTGGCGGGGTGGCGAAAGATCACGGACGCGGTTCATCAGGCGGAGGGGCGGATCTTTCTTCAACTGTGGCATGTCGGACGGGTGTCCCATTCCCTATGGTTAAACGGGGAGAAGCCGGTTTCCTCCTCGGCGGTCGCTCCCCGTGGGGAGGTGTCTACACCGGCTGGGACGAAGCCTTTCGAAGCCCCACGGGCGTTGGATCGGGCGGAAATCCCCGGATTGGTTGAGCTCTATCGATTGGGGGCCCAGAACGCTTTGGCAGCGGGGTTTGACGGGGTGGAGGTTCACGGGGCCAACGGGTATCTGCCCGACCAGTTCCTTCGGGATGGGGTGAACAAGCGCACCGACGACTATGGCGGATCGGTGGAAAATCGGGCGCGGTTTTTGATGGAGATCGTGGACGCTGTTATTGGTGTGTGGGGGAAGGATCGAGTGGGTGTGCGGCTTTCTCCCAGCGGCAGTTTTAATGATATGGCTGATTCCAATCCTGAACAAACCTTTTCCCATGTGATTCAAGAACTGGACAAACGTGGTGTGGTTTACGTCCACTTGATCGAAGGGAATGACGCCGATGTTCGGCATGGGGGGCGGGTTGTTCCCACGGCTCTCTTCCGGCCTTTGTTTAAACGATCCCTGATCGTTTGTGGTGACTACAACTTTGAGCGGGCTGAAAAGGTCTTAGCGGAAGGGGGGGCGGACTTGGTCGCGTTTGGGCGGGCGTTTCTGGCCAATTCGGATTTGCCCCGGCGCGCCTTGGAAAGCGTTCCGTTGAACGCGCCGGACCCTGCCACATTCTATGGGGGAAAAGAGAAGGGATACACGGATTATCCCTCCGTGGCCTGAGGGAAATTGAATCTGAAAATTTTATTTTCGGTCATTGAAAAGACACACTAAACGTGAGGAGGAACAATGGCACACAATCCTGTGGGGTGGTTTGAGATCTATGTTCAGGACATGGTTCGCGCGAAGTCCTTTTATGAAACGGTCTTTAAGACTAAACTGGATCCACTGAAAAGCCCAGACCTTGAGATGTGGACGTTTCCCATGACAATGGGATTGGCAGGAGCCGGTGGGGCGTTGGTGAAAATGGCGGGCGTTCCTTCCGGTGGAAACAGCACCCTCGTCTATTTTAATTGTAACGATTGCGCTGAAGAGGCTTCCCGTTCGGCCCAAAACGGCGGGAAGATTTTTAAGCAAAAGATGGCCATCGGTGAACACGGCTTTATTGCCCTGGTGGTGGATCCCGATGGGAATAAGATCGGCCTCCATTCGATAAAATAAGAACAGGGGTAGGCGGGGCCGCCTATCTCAAATTTTTAATGATGCCGATCAAGTAGGCAATGGAGCGGTAAGGGTTGTCGGGATTCTTTTTTCCAATAATTTTGAGGCTCTCGGCGATGCGCTCTTTACCGTATTGGTCTTCGAGTGAAATAAGGGCTTTGATGGCGTTTATGTCCTTGTCCTCGTAGACCAGGGTGGCGGCGGCTTGGGCACGGGTAAACTTTTCTTCACCGTGTTTATCTTTTAATTCTTTCAGGGCCTGGTCAAGTTTGGCGGGGTCATAAAGGGTGTTGGGGGTGTAGATGGAGGCTCGACGAAACCCTTTCCCGGGAACGTTGGGAGAATAATCCACCTCTACCAGGTTATGGCGGCGGAGCTCTGTTACCCCCTTCGAAATGGTTCCTGGACGCAAATGGTAGCGGCGGGCCATGGTTTTCCGTGCGGCCGACCAGCGGGGGCGGAGCGGCGAATTGGCCGATTCGTATTGGCCCATGAGAAAGAATGTTTTTCCTGGGAGCTGGAGTCGTTGCGGCCATCCTTGGGTCCAATAGGTTAGCGGGATCCGGGCCGAACGTTCGGCGTTCAGAGGTATGAGCGTGATGAGGGCGTCTGTTCCCCGTGAAGGTTCGAATCGGATGAGTCCGTACCGGTTCTGAAGTTTGGTCAATATTCTGTTGATTTGGCTTCGGCGAATACTGTTTTCTTGGTCGAGAATTCCCAGGGATTCCGCCAGCGGGTCGTAGCCGAGCCTGAAAGGAATGTTTTCGGGGAAGAGGGATTGCTCTCGGAGCAGGTAAAGGTAGGTGTCCAACGTTCGTTCGTCGCCGCCCGCCATCCGACCTAAGTAGTTCCTGTTTAAGAGAAATTCGGCTGGGATATCGACGCCGGTGTCCTCAACATTGGGAAGTGGGTCGGCTTTGGGAATAGACCGGATCTGTGACAAGATCTCTTTAGCGATGGGTTTTGAGCGGATGAGCGCGTTTGCTTCTTCGTTGTGGGTCAGCGCGGCGTTGGTCCAGTTCGACGAACCCAGGATGATGGTTTCCTCATCGATGACCAACACTTTGGAATGATTGTATGTCGCCGGGTTATCAAAATAGACGGGAATCCCTTGAGCTTTCAAAAACGCGTAAGCCGCGGCATTTTTCCCTTCCGCTAAATCTATGTTGGACCCTTCCTCCTCAACAAATTGAATGTTTTGATCGAGCC from Elusimicrobiota bacterium includes:
- a CDS encoding VOC family protein encodes the protein MAHNPVGWFEIYVQDMVRAKSFYETVFKTKLDPLKSPDLEMWTFPMTMGLAGAGGALVKMAGVPSGGNSTLVYFNCNDCAEEASRSAQNGGKIFKQKMAIGEHGFIALVVDPDGNKIGLHSIK
- a CDS encoding alkene reductase, coding for MPIELKNLLSQEIALGPLTLKNRFVMAPMTRCRAGENHVPTDLNAAYYAQRSTAGLIVSEATQVSPLGVGYPNTPGIYSAEQVAGWRKITDAVHQAEGRIFLQLWHVGRVSHSLWLNGEKPVSSSAVAPRGEVSTPAGTKPFEAPRALDRAEIPGLVELYRLGAQNALAAGFDGVEVHGANGYLPDQFLRDGVNKRTDDYGGSVENRARFLMEIVDAVIGVWGKDRVGVRLSPSGSFNDMADSNPEQTFSHVIQELDKRGVVYVHLIEGNDADVRHGGRVVPTALFRPLFKRSLIVCGDYNFERAEKVLAEGGADLVAFGRAFLANSDLPRRALESVPLNAPDPATFYGGKEKGYTDYPSVA